From Brevibacillus marinus, a single genomic window includes:
- a CDS encoding EYxxD motif small membrane protein codes for MRILGPPLYEWFSHNLFVGALIVGTVAVMIFFAVNTARKKGRYRYK; via the coding sequence ATGAGAATTCTCGGGCCACCGCTGTACGAGTGGTTTTCGCACAACCTGTTTGTCGGCGCACTGATCGTCGGAACGGTGGCAGTCATGATCTTCTTTGCCGTCAATACAGCGCGAAAAAAAGGAAGGTACCGCTATAAATAA
- a CDS encoding YgaP family membrane protein — protein sequence MRKNVGTLDAAIRITVGLLGLAAAIGRMSRRPYRTPWMLMFLSAMKVAEGITRFCPMLYSMGLSTRDREGLKLLKQAIGSRRQAGSSSSGQAEKAASTSEQQRPATQTIQSITQEMEQVLTSAANAEQAAVSEKSGTASGNGSHAAESNRHRQASQTAKSEQAKTQQDEAALHPTH from the coding sequence ATGCGCAAAAATGTCGGTACGCTGGACGCGGCGATTCGCATCACGGTCGGCTTGCTGGGACTGGCCGCAGCGATCGGACGCATGTCCCGCAGACCGTATCGCACACCATGGATGCTCATGTTTTTATCGGCGATGAAAGTAGCCGAAGGGATCACCCGTTTTTGTCCCATGCTGTACAGCATGGGTCTCAGCACCCGCGACAGGGAAGGCCTGAAGCTGCTGAAACAGGCGATCGGCAGCCGGAGGCAGGCCGGCAGCAGCTCGTCTGGGCAAGCGGAAAAAGCGGCAAGCACAAGCGAGCAGCAGCGGCCCGCCACCCAGACGATCCAATCGATCACCCAAGAGATGGAACAGGTGCTAACCAGCGCGGCAAACGCGGAGCAAGCTGCTGTTTCCGAAAAAAGCGGCACGGCGAGCGGCAACGGGAGCCACGCCGCGGAATCCAACAGGCACAGGCAGGCTTCGCAAACGGCGAAGAGCGAGCAGGCGAAGACCCAGCAGGACGAAGCAGCGCTTCACCCTACCCACTAG